A single window of Pontibacillus chungwhensis DNA harbors:
- a CDS encoding chemotaxis protein CheW: MENHAEDVKVIVFQLQNEEYGVPVGRVGSIERMMPITRVPRTVSFVKGVMNLRGVVTPIIDLRERFGIEGTSYDESTRIIIVHLDDMEVGLVVDSANDVIDIPSGTIEPPPEVVGTVDADYISGVAKLDRRLLILLNLEEVLSEQEIRQLQSIEG; this comes from the coding sequence ATGGAAAATCATGCAGAAGACGTGAAAGTAATTGTGTTCCAATTACAAAATGAAGAATACGGAGTCCCTGTAGGACGAGTTGGTTCGATTGAAAGAATGATGCCGATTACACGTGTGCCACGGACTGTTTCTTTCGTAAAAGGTGTGATGAACCTAAGAGGGGTGGTCACACCCATTATAGATTTGCGGGAGCGCTTTGGTATTGAAGGTACTTCTTACGATGAGAGTACCAGAATTATTATCGTGCACCTTGATGATATGGAGGTTGGGCTTGTGGTGGATTCGGCTAATGATGTCATTGATATTCCAAGTGGAACCATTGAGCCTCCACCAGAAGTAGTTGGAACAGTAGATGCTGATTACATAAGCGGAGTGGCAAAGTTGGACCGCCGACTTCTGATTCTCTTAAATTTAGAAGAAGTGCTTTCTGAACAAGAAATAAGACAGTTGCAGTCTATTGAAGGTTAA
- a CDS encoding chemotaxis protein CheC, giving the protein MKFEEQFTSYHLDVLKEIGNIGAGNAATSLSKLLQRKIDMKVPSVRVVGFDEVMDIVGGAERTIVSVFLRIEGDAPGNMFFIMSPGQASRFVRHMTGEQEFDFNAPPYSELSLSSVQELGNILSGSYLSSMSDFTQLSLYPSVPSIAIDMVGAVLSFGLLELSQVSDYAIVIDTTFVDEEYQEEEVKGHFFLLPDPASFETIFASLGVSSNES; this is encoded by the coding sequence ATGAAATTTGAAGAACAATTTACTTCTTATCATTTAGATGTTTTAAAAGAAATCGGAAATATAGGGGCGGGTAATGCGGCCACATCCTTATCCAAACTACTGCAACGAAAAATTGACATGAAAGTACCATCTGTAAGAGTCGTAGGTTTTGATGAAGTTATGGATATAGTAGGAGGAGCGGAACGTACGATCGTTTCCGTTTTCCTTCGTATCGAAGGAGATGCTCCTGGGAATATGTTCTTTATCATGTCACCAGGCCAAGCCAGTCGCTTTGTGAGGCATATGACAGGGGAGCAGGAATTTGATTTTAACGCACCACCATATTCGGAATTGTCTCTATCATCCGTACAAGAATTAGGGAATATTTTATCAGGATCCTATTTATCTTCTATGTCAGATTTTACCCAGTTATCCCTTTACCCATCTGTGCCATCTATAGCAATTGACATGGTTGGCGCAGTACTTAGCTTCGGGTTACTAGAGCTGTCACAGGTTAGTGATTATGCCATTGTTATTGACACTACGTTTGTAGATGAAGAATATCAAGAGGAAGAAGTGAAAGGTCACTTTTTCTTGCTCCCTGATCCGGCTTCATTTGAAACGATTTTCGCATCTCTTGGAGTATCTTCTAATGAGTCGTGA
- a CDS encoding chemotaxis protein CheA, which yields MEMSQYLEVFIEESKEHLQTVNDSLLKLEKNPEDLSIVQEIFRAAHTLKGMSATMNYQDLANLTHKMENVLDLIRNHKIHVDSDLLDIIFDGVDDLEAMVGDIASGGQGERDVKEVVEKLERIEKGETPTSVQKSEAVSQMEENHSHDHPNQLILDEFQRTLLMESAEQGFSNYEITVTLTQDCMLKGARVYMVFEVLEQVGEVAQSAPSVDQLEEENFDLEFKVLLLSTHEKEDIKARILKVSEIDTVHVVQVTAEDYVTANSAESKELNNVSSEQETKESIENASVAVAVKEKSTTSEAQKTNENTPQKAAQSKTIRVNIDRLDVLMNLFEELVIDRGRLEQISTDLNHSELQETVERMSRISGDLQNIILNMRMVPVEQVFNRFPRMVRQLARDLNKKVNLVVEGAETELDRTVIDEIGDPLVHLIRNSLDHGIETPESRVEKGKPEEGNLKLQAYHSGNHVFIEISDDGGGINRDKVLQKAMNNGLVTAEQASSLTDQQVFDFIMSSGFSTADKISDVSGRGVGLDVVKNTIESLGGSITIDSAPDQGSVFSIQLPLTLSIISVMLVEVQQEKYAVPLSSIIETAIVKKEDIMHAHNKQVIDFRGRVVPLVSLEDVFEVPQETEKGDYYSIVIVRKGEKMAGLVVDSFIGQQEVVLKSLGNYLQNVFAISGATILGDGQVALIIDSNALIK from the coding sequence ATGGAAATGAGCCAATATTTAGAGGTTTTTATTGAAGAAAGCAAAGAGCATCTACAAACTGTGAATGATTCTCTGCTGAAGCTAGAGAAGAATCCAGAAGACTTAAGTATTGTCCAGGAGATTTTTCGGGCTGCTCATACATTAAAAGGTATGTCAGCTACAATGAATTATCAGGATTTAGCAAATCTAACCCATAAGATGGAAAATGTTTTAGACCTCATTCGAAATCATAAAATTCACGTAGACAGTGACTTATTAGATATTATTTTCGATGGTGTAGATGATTTAGAGGCCATGGTAGGTGATATCGCAAGTGGTGGTCAAGGAGAGCGGGATGTTAAGGAAGTTGTGGAAAAACTTGAACGAATCGAAAAAGGGGAAACCCCAACTTCGGTCCAAAAATCCGAGGCGGTTTCACAGATGGAAGAAAACCATTCACATGATCATCCAAATCAACTTATCTTGGATGAATTTCAACGGACGTTATTAATGGAATCTGCTGAACAAGGGTTCTCAAATTATGAAATTACCGTTACCTTAACACAGGATTGCATGTTGAAAGGCGCAAGGGTATACATGGTGTTTGAAGTGTTAGAACAAGTAGGGGAAGTGGCTCAATCAGCTCCTTCAGTTGATCAGTTAGAGGAAGAGAATTTCGATTTAGAATTTAAAGTTCTTCTACTTTCAACTCATGAGAAAGAAGATATTAAAGCTCGTATATTAAAAGTTTCAGAAATTGACACTGTTCATGTCGTACAAGTAACTGCTGAAGACTATGTAACTGCTAATTCAGCAGAATCAAAAGAATTAAATAATGTGTCCTCTGAGCAAGAGACAAAAGAGAGTATTGAAAATGCGTCTGTAGCAGTTGCTGTGAAGGAAAAGTCAACTACTTCCGAAGCCCAAAAAACGAACGAAAACACACCCCAAAAGGCGGCTCAAAGCAAAACCATACGGGTAAACATTGACCGGTTAGATGTGTTAATGAACTTATTTGAAGAGCTCGTAATTGATCGAGGGCGCTTAGAGCAAATTTCTACAGATTTAAACCATTCAGAACTTCAAGAAACAGTTGAGCGCATGTCCCGTATTTCTGGGGATCTACAGAATATTATCCTCAATATGCGTATGGTTCCTGTTGAACAAGTATTTAACCGATTCCCTCGAATGGTGCGTCAATTAGCAAGAGATTTAAATAAGAAGGTGAACCTCGTTGTCGAAGGAGCTGAAACAGAGCTTGATCGAACTGTTATTGACGAGATTGGAGACCCGCTCGTTCACTTAATCAGAAATTCTCTTGACCACGGCATTGAGACACCAGAAAGTCGTGTGGAAAAAGGAAAACCAGAGGAAGGGAACCTTAAACTCCAGGCTTATCATAGTGGTAACCACGTCTTCATAGAGATTTCTGATGATGGCGGAGGAATCAATAGGGATAAGGTTCTTCAAAAAGCAATGAATAATGGGCTTGTCACCGCCGAGCAGGCATCTAGTTTAACCGATCAGCAGGTCTTTGATTTTATTATGTCTAGCGGGTTCTCGACTGCTGATAAAATCTCGGACGTCTCAGGGCGAGGTGTTGGATTGGACGTTGTGAAGAACACAATTGAATCACTTGGTGGTTCTATAACCATTGATTCTGCACCTGATCAGGGTTCTGTTTTTTCTATTCAATTACCTCTGACGTTATCAATCATTTCCGTTATGTTGGTTGAGGTACAACAAGAAAAATACGCTGTTCCTCTCTCATCGATAATTGAAACGGCAATTGTAAAGAAAGAAGATATTATGCATGCTCATAATAAACAAGTAATTGACTTCAGAGGACGCGTGGTTCCTCTTGTGTCCCTTGAGGATGTGTTTGAAGTGCCTCAAGAAACTGAGAAGGGTGACTATTATTCAATCGTAATCGTACGTAAGGGAGAGAAGATGGCTGGGCTTGTTGTAGATTCGTTCATAGGGCAACAAGAGGTTGTTCTCAAATCGCTCGGAAACTATCTCCAGAACGTATTCGCCATTTCGGGAGCCACTATTCTTGGCGATGGTCAAGTTGCGCTTATTATCGATAGCAATGCACTTATTAAATAA
- a CDS encoding DUF342 domain-containing protein produces MGIIEGFSDYFGVQITPDKMSATLLLKKAYHTELSFSKDDLLETLLEYGVRSGLREDHLQLVVSGAEEVAFPLVVAAGTPSEDGVDGRVQYEKELSRSFSYEGKSNVNFRDVIRIPSVHAGDPLLTITQPTDGRSGMTITGEEVPPKPGRSVVLRPGQNVEWNKREQRMYATSDGQISVGDRSVHVYPLYEVPGDVTMRTGNIDFVGSVSIRGNVPTGYSIKATGDVTITGLLEGSSVEAGGSVYISEGIAGHGKGWVQAGTDVKCGYINQGKIEASRDVFVENSIIHSEVVARKHIYCQKGNIIGGALSSGSSIEAKDVGNKMNTPTSIYVGSNKKLIELQQELEQEQVGLMDTLHKLSLIGDKLHEKQEKTGLSAKERITLLRQRNSYEQAYNRLQLVKEELKELVPDYEGGEEAYFITHGTLFANVTVSFGKYKRKEIRNFTNVKSVFHNGEVLIRSMEE; encoded by the coding sequence ATGGGGATCATTGAAGGTTTTTCAGATTATTTTGGGGTGCAAATCACCCCTGACAAAATGTCGGCCACTCTTTTATTGAAAAAGGCATATCATACAGAACTCTCTTTCTCAAAAGACGATCTGTTAGAAACTTTATTAGAATATGGAGTTCGTTCTGGCTTGAGAGAAGACCATCTCCAGCTTGTTGTTTCAGGTGCTGAAGAGGTGGCGTTTCCTCTTGTGGTAGCAGCAGGGACCCCCTCTGAAGATGGAGTGGACGGGAGGGTCCAATATGAAAAGGAACTTTCTCGTTCTTTCTCCTATGAAGGAAAAAGCAATGTGAACTTTCGAGATGTAATCAGAATACCATCGGTTCACGCTGGTGATCCCTTGCTTACTATAACTCAACCAACGGATGGACGTTCTGGGATGACCATAACAGGTGAAGAGGTGCCTCCTAAACCCGGGCGTTCCGTTGTTCTCCGTCCGGGTCAAAATGTCGAATGGAACAAGAGAGAACAAAGGATGTACGCTACATCCGATGGCCAAATTTCCGTAGGAGACAGAAGTGTTCATGTCTATCCTCTATATGAAGTTCCTGGGGATGTTACGATGAGAACAGGGAATATTGATTTTGTAGGTAGCGTGTCGATACGTGGAAATGTACCAACAGGGTATTCCATTAAAGCGACAGGAGATGTGACCATTACGGGACTTTTAGAAGGTTCAAGCGTTGAAGCCGGAGGATCTGTATATATATCTGAAGGCATAGCTGGTCATGGGAAGGGATGGGTACAAGCAGGCACGGATGTGAAATGTGGATATATAAATCAGGGGAAGATTGAAGCATCGCGGGACGTGTTTGTTGAAAATTCGATTATACATAGTGAAGTCGTAGCAAGAAAACATATATATTGTCAAAAAGGTAATATCATAGGTGGTGCTCTATCTTCAGGGTCTTCGATTGAAGCCAAAGATGTAGGAAATAAAATGAATACCCCTACTTCTATTTATGTAGGTTCTAATAAAAAGCTTATAGAATTGCAACAAGAGCTTGAACAAGAGCAAGTTGGGTTAATGGACACCTTACATAAACTCTCGTTAATCGGAGACAAATTGCATGAGAAACAAGAGAAAACGGGATTAAGTGCAAAAGAGAGAATCACTCTCTTACGTCAACGTAACTCTTATGAACAAGCCTACAATAGATTGCAGCTGGTAAAAGAAGAATTAAAAGAGCTTGTTCCAGATTATGAGGGTGGGGAAGAAGCATACTTTATTACCCACGGTACACTATTTGCTAATGTGACCGTCTCCTTTGGGAAATACAAGCGAAAAGAAATCAGGAACTTTACCAATGTAAAATCTGTTTTTCATAATGGAGAAGTGTTGATACGCAGTATGGAGGAATAA
- a CDS encoding chemotaxis protein CheD, giving the protein MSREQVVKVGIADFNVVREPNVIRTSGLGSCIGVVIYDLRAKLAGMAHIMLPDSTMAKGERMKEAKYADTAIPLLMELLKEEGGRSFKAKLAGGAQMFQFSNNDMMRIGPRNLEAVKKQLKSCSIPVVAEDCGGSNGRTIEFDPSSGIMQIRTVNKGVTEI; this is encoded by the coding sequence ATGAGTCGTGAACAGGTTGTGAAGGTGGGGATCGCTGACTTCAATGTAGTTCGCGAACCAAATGTGATTCGAACTTCTGGGTTAGGTTCATGTATAGGGGTAGTTATCTATGATTTACGAGCGAAATTAGCAGGTATGGCCCACATTATGCTCCCCGATTCGACGATGGCTAAGGGAGAACGTATGAAAGAGGCGAAATATGCGGATACAGCTATTCCGCTCTTAATGGAACTGTTGAAAGAAGAAGGAGGCCGTTCATTTAAAGCTAAGCTTGCAGGAGGGGCTCAAATGTTTCAGTTTTCAAACAATGATATGATGCGTATCGGTCCCCGTAATCTAGAAGCCGTGAAAAAACAGTTGAAATCGTGCAGCATTCCTGTTGTAGCAGAAGATTGCGGAGGAAGTAATGGACGTACGATAGAATTTGATCCTTCAAGTGGAATAATGCAAATTAGAACAGTAAATAAAGGTGTGACAGAAATTTGA
- a CDS encoding FliA/WhiG family RNA polymerase sigma factor, whose translation MTNNSAPQEEILWEQWHNERDVEAGDELVKRYMHLVMYHVQRIAAHLPQSVSKEDIRSLGLIGLYDALEKFDVTRDLKFDTYASFRVRGAIMDGLRKEDWLPRSIRDKSKRIEQAADQLEQQLQREATSKEVADRLGVSEQEVDSVMKDTVFANLLSIEEKPKDTKDEHKEGIGYSLPDQNTPTPHDQLVKEENYQDLAQGIQQLNEKEQLVVSLFYQEELTLTEIGHVMSLTTSRISQIHARALFKLRNVLKDTISM comes from the coding sequence ATGACCAACAATTCGGCTCCTCAAGAAGAAATTCTATGGGAGCAATGGCACAATGAACGAGATGTAGAGGCTGGCGATGAGCTTGTAAAGAGATATATGCACCTTGTCATGTATCATGTGCAACGAATTGCTGCTCATCTACCTCAAAGTGTCAGTAAAGAAGATATCAGGAGTTTAGGATTAATCGGACTTTATGATGCGCTTGAAAAATTTGATGTCACTCGTGATTTAAAATTTGATACGTATGCTTCTTTTCGGGTTAGAGGTGCCATTATGGATGGACTTCGAAAAGAAGATTGGCTGCCTCGTTCCATCCGTGATAAATCGAAGAGGATTGAGCAAGCGGCAGATCAATTAGAGCAGCAGCTTCAAAGAGAAGCAACTTCAAAAGAGGTGGCAGATAGGTTAGGGGTATCCGAACAGGAAGTAGATTCTGTAATGAAAGATACCGTGTTTGCGAATCTTTTATCTATTGAAGAGAAGCCAAAAGATACAAAAGATGAGCATAAAGAGGGTATAGGATACTCCTTGCCCGATCAAAACACACCCACCCCCCATGATCAACTGGTTAAAGAGGAGAACTATCAGGATTTAGCTCAAGGGATCCAGCAATTAAATGAAAAAGAACAACTAGTAGTGAGCTTGTTTTATCAAGAAGAGCTAACGCTAACAGAGATCGGTCATGTTATGAGCTTAACTACATCACGAATCTCGCAAATCCATGCACGTGCATTATTTAAGCTAAGAAATGTGCTGAAAGATACGATAAGCATGTAA